CCAAGGCCGTCCGCTCCGCCGCGGCGAACCTCGTCAACCTGGCCGCCAAGAACGGCCACCAGATCAACCCCGAAAAGGTCTACATCAAGTCCTGCTGGTCCACGATGGGCCCGATGGGAAACATGAAGCGCATGCTGCCCGCTCCGCAGGGCCGCTCCTATACCTTCAAGCGAAAAGTCTGCCACTTGACCGTCATCGTCAGCGATGAGCGCGTCGCCGGCAAAGGGAAGTAAGACACCATGGGCAATAAGATCCATCCGAACGCGCTCCGCCTCGGCTACATTCACGACTGGCAGTCCAAGTGGTTCTCCACGAAGGACGCCCCCGCCCTCATCGGCGAGGACTTCAAGATTCGCAACCTGGTCCGCAAGGCCTTCCGCATGGCCGCGGTCAGCTGGGTCGGCATCGAGCGCGCGGGCTCGTACCTGCGCGTCAACATCCACACGGCCCGCCCCGGCGTCGTGATCGGCAAGAAGGGCGCCGACATCGAGGCTTTGAGGAAGAACGTGGAGGCCATGACCTCTCGCAAGACCTACGTCAACGTCATGGAGATCAAGGATCCCGAGCTCGACAGCCGCCTCGTCGCGGACTCGATCGCGGTCCAGCTCGAGAAGCGCATCGCCCATCGCCGCGCCATGCGCCGCGCGATGGAGCGCACGATCCAGTCCGGAGCCCTCGGCATCAAGGTCATGATCTCCGGCCGCGTCAACGGCGCCGAGATCTCGCGCCGCGAGTGGCAGCGCGAGGGCCGCGTGCCCCTGCACACCTTCGCCGCGGACGTCGACTACGGCACCGCGGAGGCCATGACGCACGCCGGCCTCATCGGCGTGAAGGTCTGGATCTTCAAGAAGCAGCACTTCGTGAAGTCGCTGAAGGAGCTGCAGATGATGGCCAAGAAAGAGGCGGCGCTCGTCGCGGCCGCGATGTCCATCGAATCCGGCGAGCAGCCCGCGCCGGCGCCGGCTCCGGAAGGGGGACGCTGACATGCTGATGCCCAAGCGCGTCAAGTACCGCAAGCCCCACTCTCATCCCCGCATCAAGGGACCGGCGAAGCGCGGCGTCAGCCTCGCGTTCGGCGAGTTCGGCCTGAAGGCGCTCGAGCCCAAGTGGGTCACGGCCCGCCAGATCGAGTCCTCCCGCGTCACGATCTCCCGCCACCTCAAGAAGGGCGGCAAGCTCTGGGTCCGCATCTTCCCGGACAAGGCGATCACGAAGCACCCCGCCGAGACCCGCATGGGCAAGGGCAAGGGCGCTCCCGATCATTGGGCCGCGGTCGTTCGCCCGGGCCGCATCCTGTTCGAAGTCGGCGGCTTGACCAGCGACGAGGCCAAGAAGGCCCTCAAGATGGCCTCCTACAAGCTGCCCATCCTCACGAAGTTCGTCGCCCGCGAGCACATCTAAACATATGGCCGACAAGAAGACGACTAAGAAGGAATCCGCCGCGACCGCGGTGAAGAACCCGAGCGAGCTCAGGAACGAGCTCCGCAACGCGCTCGAGAAGCGCGCCAAGCTCGAGTTCCAGCACAACGTCGCCCCGCTCAAGAACCCCATGGAGCTGCGCCATCTCCGCCGCGAGATCGCGCGCCTCAAGACGCAAATGTCCCGTAAGGAGGCCGCGAAGTGACGAAGACCGCCGCCGCTCCCGTCGCCGCCGAGCTTGATCTCGACCGCGGCAGCCGCAAGACGCTCGAAGGAGTCGTCGTGTCCGACAAGATGAACAAGACCCGCACCGTCCGCGTGTCCCGTTCCGTCCGGCACCCCTTCTACGAGAAGATCATGAAGAAGTCCAAGAAGTTCCACGCGCACGACGAGAACAACGAGGCCCGCGAGGGAGACGTCGTTGAGATCGCCAGCACGCGCCCGATGTCCAAGCTCAAGCGCTGGCGCATCGTGCGCATCGTGAAGGCCGCGCCGAAGGGCCTGGCGGAGGCCAACGCCAAATGATCCAGCTTCGCACGATGGTCAACGTCGCCGACAACTCCGGCGCCCGCCGCCTGCAGTGCTTCCACGTGATGGGCGGCTCCTACCGCCGCTACGCGTCCTTGGGAGACATCATCGTCTGCTCCGTCGTGGACGCTCTCCCGAACGGCGCGATCAAGAAGGGCACCGTCGTCAAGGCCGTCGTGGTGCGCGTCAAGCGCAACCTGCGCCGCGCCGACGGCTCCCACGTCTCCTTCGACGACAACGCCGCGTGCCTGATCGACGACAAGAACGAGCCGAAGGGGACCCGCGTGTTCGGGCCCGTGGCGCGCGAGCTGCGCGACAAGGAGTTCCTGAAGATCGTTTCCTTGGCTCCCGAGGTCGTGTAATGAGTCTCCCCTATAATTGGGCCCCGGAGGTCGTGTAGTCATGAAGTTCAAGATCAAGAAGAAGGACAAGGTCGTCGTGATCTCCGGCAAGGAGAAGGGCAAGACCGGAGAGGTGCTCGAGCTCATCGCCGGCGACGCGTTCACCCCGACCCGCGTGCTCGTCTCCAAGGTCAACATGGTGACGAAGCACAAGAAGCCGACGCAGACGGACCCCGGCGGCATCACCAAGATCGAGGCTCCTCTGTCGATGAGCAACGTCATGCTCCTCGACCCGAAGACCAACAAGCCCACCCGCGTGCGCATCAAGACCGCCGCCAACGGCGACAAGTCGCGCATCGCGAAGTCCGGCGAGACGATCGCCTAATATTCAGGTAAGGAACCATGGCTGAGAAAACGACAGACGAAAAGGCGAAAGCGGCGGCCCACAAGGCCGCCCAAGCCGCCAAGAAAGCGGGACTCGAGAAGCAGGCCGCCTCCAAGGCCGGCCCCGCGTTCGAGCTGAACCAGGACGGCCGCGAGACCGAGCACCCGGTCCCGCGCCTCAAGACCCACTACCGCGAGAACGTGATCCCCTCCTTCATGGAGAAGCACGGCCTCAAGAACCCGCATGAGGTCCCGAGCCTGCGCAAGATCGTCCTCAACGTCGGCGTCTCCGAAGCCCGCGACAACGTCCAGATGCTGGACAACGCGCGCGAGGAGCTGGCGCTGATCACCGGCCAGTGGCCGCAGGTCCGCAAGGCCACGAAGTCGATCTCCAACTTCAAGCTGCGCCAGGGCATGCCGATTGGCGTGCGCGTCACTTTGCGCGGCGACCGCATGTGGGAGTTCCTGGACCGCCTCATCGCGGTCTCCATCCCCCGCATCCGCGACTTCCGCGGCCTCGAGCCCAAGGGCTTCGACGGCTCCGGCAACTTCAACCTCGGCCTGAAAGAACAGCTGATCTTCCCTGAGATCAAGGCCGAGCGCGTCCCGCAGCAGCGCGGCATGAACATCTCGTTCGTGATCGGCGGCGGCAAGGACGACCTGAGCCTGGATCTCCTCAAGGATCTCGGCATGCCGTTCAAGACGGCCGAGCAAGCGGCCAAGAAGGGGAACAACTGATATGGCCACCACTGCATGGCGCGCGAAGATGACCAAGGCGCCCAAGTTCTCGACTCGTCATCGCAACCGCTGCCAGATCTGCGGCCGTCCTCGCGCGTTCTACCGCGACTTCGGCCTGTGCCGCATGTGCTTCCGGAAGATGGCCCATCAGGGCCTACTCCCGGGCATCAAAAAGTCCTCCTGGTGAACTAATCATGGATCCTATCGCCGACTTGCTGACTCGCATCCGCAACGCCAACGTCCGACAGAAGGACCGCGTCGACGTCCCCATGTCGAAGCTGAAGATGGAGGTCGTCCGCGTCTTGAAGGAAGAGGGCTTCATCGCCAACTTCAAGACCCTGTACAACGGGACCAACAAGCAGGGCACCATCCGCGTGTTCCTGAAGTACTCCCCGACGAAGGAAGCCGTCATCCGCGGCATCAAGCGCGTGTCGAAGCCCGGCCTGCGCATCTATCGCCCGCACGACGACATCCCTCACT
This genomic stretch from Elusimicrobiota bacterium harbors:
- the rpsC gene encoding 30S ribosomal protein S3; this translates as MGNKIHPNALRLGYIHDWQSKWFSTKDAPALIGEDFKIRNLVRKAFRMAAVSWVGIERAGSYLRVNIHTARPGVVIGKKGADIEALRKNVEAMTSRKTYVNVMEIKDPELDSRLVADSIAVQLEKRIAHRRAMRRAMERTIQSGALGIKVMISGRVNGAEISRREWQREGRVPLHTFAADVDYGTAEAMTHAGLIGVKVWIFKKQHFVKSLKELQMMAKKEAALVAAAMSIESGEQPAPAPAPEGGR
- the rplP gene encoding 50S ribosomal protein L16, with translation MLMPKRVKYRKPHSHPRIKGPAKRGVSLAFGEFGLKALEPKWVTARQIESSRVTISRHLKKGGKLWVRIFPDKAITKHPAETRMGKGKGAPDHWAAVVRPGRILFEVGGLTSDEAKKALKMASYKLPILTKFVAREHI
- a CDS encoding type Z 30S ribosomal protein S14; this encodes MATTAWRAKMTKAPKFSTRHRNRCQICGRPRAFYRDFGLCRMCFRKMAHQGLLPGIKKSSW
- the rpmC gene encoding 50S ribosomal protein L29, translated to MADKKTTKKESAATAVKNPSELRNELRNALEKRAKLEFQHNVAPLKNPMELRHLRREIARLKTQMSRKEAAK
- the rplV gene encoding 50S ribosomal protein L22, translated to MEATAHSRFQRYGTRKVGQVLKEIRGKSVLEAERILPMMPRICSTMVSKAVRSAAANLVNLAAKNGHQINPEKVYIKSCWSTMGPMGNMKRMLPAPQGRSYTFKRKVCHLTVIVSDERVAGKGK
- the rplN gene encoding 50S ribosomal protein L14, which codes for MIQLRTMVNVADNSGARRLQCFHVMGGSYRRYASLGDIIVCSVVDALPNGAIKKGTVVKAVVVRVKRNLRRADGSHVSFDDNAACLIDDKNEPKGTRVFGPVARELRDKEFLKIVSLAPEVV
- the rpsQ gene encoding 30S ribosomal protein S17, encoding MTKTAAAPVAAELDLDRGSRKTLEGVVVSDKMNKTRTVRVSRSVRHPFYEKIMKKSKKFHAHDENNEAREGDVVEIASTRPMSKLKRWRIVRIVKAAPKGLAEANAK
- the rplX gene encoding 50S ribosomal protein L24 — encoded protein: MKFKIKKKDKVVVISGKEKGKTGEVLELIAGDAFTPTRVLVSKVNMVTKHKKPTQTDPGGITKIEAPLSMSNVMLLDPKTNKPTRVRIKTAANGDKSRIAKSGETIA
- the rpsH gene encoding 30S ribosomal protein S8; translated protein: MDPIADLLTRIRNANVRQKDRVDVPMSKLKMEVVRVLKEEGFIANFKTLYNGTNKQGTIRVFLKYSPTKEAVIRGIKRVSKPGLRIYRPHDDIPHSRGGFSVTIVSTSQGVMTDAMAKEKKAGGEILCQVW
- the rplE gene encoding 50S ribosomal protein L5, with the protein product MAEKTTDEKAKAAAHKAAQAAKKAGLEKQAASKAGPAFELNQDGRETEHPVPRLKTHYRENVIPSFMEKHGLKNPHEVPSLRKIVLNVGVSEARDNVQMLDNAREELALITGQWPQVRKATKSISNFKLRQGMPIGVRVTLRGDRMWEFLDRLIAVSIPRIRDFRGLEPKGFDGSGNFNLGLKEQLIFPEIKAERVPQQRGMNISFVIGGGKDDLSLDLLKDLGMPFKTAEQAAKKGNN